The Pseudanabaena sp. FACHB-2040 genome includes a window with the following:
- a CDS encoding lecithin retinol acyltransferase family protein has product MARGDQIYVMRELVGIPGLYEHHGIDCGDNTVIHYRKTGSEAVVTRTHFDTFAQGKPVYTVVQPVSFVPDVVMERAESRLGERRYDLFFNNCEHFANWCKTGRSESPQLANFGLRLEQLRLPEVRRLIENTAQDRSPEQAIALFQKALGDIAAAYQTLRLQAQQTEQEVDSWQRVAQKALQKQREDLARAALYKKVAAQKQVDALQTQLAELVDMQLTLLRNREISEERFRLG; this is encoded by the coding sequence ATGGCGCGGGGCGACCAGATTTATGTAATGCGCGAATTGGTCGGCATTCCCGGCCTCTATGAACACCACGGTATCGACTGCGGTGATAATACGGTGATTCACTATCGCAAGACCGGCAGTGAGGCCGTTGTCACCCGCACCCACTTCGACACCTTTGCCCAGGGCAAACCCGTCTACACGGTAGTGCAGCCTGTCTCCTTTGTGCCCGATGTGGTGATGGAGCGAGCTGAAAGTCGCCTGGGCGAGCGCCGCTACGACCTCTTTTTCAACAACTGCGAACACTTTGCTAACTGGTGCAAAACCGGACGCAGTGAAAGTCCTCAGCTGGCTAACTTTGGACTGCGGCTGGAGCAGCTGCGGCTGCCCGAAGTCCGGCGGCTGATAGAAAATACTGCCCAAGATCGCTCCCCCGAACAAGCCATTGCCCTGTTTCAAAAAGCTCTAGGTGACATTGCTGCTGCCTATCAGACTCTGCGCCTTCAGGCTCAGCAGACCGAACAGGAAGTGGATAGCTGGCAGCGGGTGGCCCAAAAAGCCCTGCAAAAGCAGCGAGAAGACCTAGCCCGAGCAGCTCTCTACAAAAAAGTCGCTGCTCAAAAGCAGGTAGACGCGCTTCAGACTCAGCTAGCCGAGCTAGTTGATATGCAGCTAACACTATTGCGAAACCGAGAAATTTCAGAGGAGCGCTTTCGGTTGGGTTGA
- the crtO gene encoding beta-carotene ketolase CrtO produces the protein MQTYDVIMIGAGHNGLTCAGYLLKEGYSVLLLEKRSIPGGAATTEEALPEDAPGFQFNLCAIDHEFIHLGPVVEELELTRYGLEYLFCDPVTFCPHPDGSYFLAHRSVEKTCEEIARFSPRDAEKYGEYMAYWQQVIKAITPIFNAPPKSVIDILGNYGLSNIQELLSLVGGVDKALDLIRTMLSSPKDSLGEWFDAEFVKAPLARLASELGSSPSDKTLAIGAMMMGLRHDPGMARPRGGTGALTQALVNMVNDNGGTILCDQVVEQILIGNNGRAEGVRVAGGQEYRATKGVISNIDAQRLFLHMVDPADSAAYAKGLRERLERRIANNNDSIVKIDCALSEAPRFVHHDHRDEYLTGSVLIADSVRQVEIAHALPEIGEIPLEDPSLYVVVPTMMDPSMAPPGCHTLWVEFYAPYQIHGAEGTGKFGTGWTEELKNQVADRVIDKLSEYAPNVKDAVIARRVESPADLSDRLGVHKGNFYHIDMTLDQMVFFRPLPEIANYQTPIEGLYLTGAGTHPGGSISGLPGRNCARVFINAQKPITQNIKEAGSWLKSRFTAVTNLAR, from the coding sequence ATGCAAACCTACGACGTCATTATGATTGGCGCTGGCCATAATGGTCTGACTTGCGCTGGCTATCTGCTTAAGGAAGGTTACAGCGTTTTATTGCTGGAGAAGCGATCGATCCCTGGAGGCGCGGCAACGACAGAAGAGGCTTTACCTGAGGATGCACCGGGCTTTCAATTCAACCTGTGTGCTATTGACCACGAATTTATTCACCTAGGCCCAGTGGTGGAAGAGCTCGAACTCACTCGGTATGGGTTGGAGTATCTTTTTTGCGACCCAGTGACCTTTTGCCCTCACCCCGACGGCAGCTACTTTCTCGCCCACCGCTCGGTCGAAAAAACCTGTGAGGAAATCGCCCGCTTCAGCCCTAGAGATGCCGAAAAGTATGGCGAGTACATGGCCTACTGGCAGCAGGTGATTAAGGCTATCACGCCAATTTTCAATGCGCCGCCCAAGTCTGTAATTGATATTTTGGGCAACTATGGGCTGAGCAATATCCAGGAACTGCTGTCTCTAGTGGGCGGTGTGGATAAGGCTCTAGATCTCATCCGCACCATGCTGAGCAGCCCTAAGGATTCGCTGGGTGAATGGTTTGATGCGGAGTTTGTAAAAGCGCCTTTGGCTCGCTTGGCGTCGGAACTGGGATCGTCTCCTTCGGATAAGACGCTGGCGATTGGGGCGATGATGATGGGGCTGCGACACGATCCGGGTATGGCCCGACCCCGCGGTGGTACGGGAGCTTTGACCCAGGCTCTGGTCAATATGGTGAATGACAATGGCGGCACGATCCTCTGCGACCAGGTAGTTGAGCAGATTCTCATCGGCAACAATGGTCGGGCTGAGGGGGTGCGGGTGGCAGGCGGTCAGGAGTATCGGGCTACCAAGGGCGTCATCTCTAATATCGATGCCCAGCGGCTGTTTTTGCATATGGTGGATCCTGCCGATTCGGCGGCCTATGCTAAGGGCCTGCGGGAGCGGCTGGAGCGGCGCATTGCCAACAACAATGACAGCATTGTCAAAATTGACTGTGCTCTATCCGAAGCGCCTCGATTTGTTCACCACGACCACCGAGATGAGTACCTGACGGGTTCGGTACTGATTGCTGACTCGGTGCGGCAGGTGGAAATTGCCCACGCGCTGCCAGAGATTGGGGAAATTCCGCTTGAAGATCCGTCGCTTTATGTGGTGGTGCCCACAATGATGGACCCGTCGATGGCTCCGCCGGGCTGTCACACTCTCTGGGTTGAGTTCTATGCGCCCTATCAGATTCACGGTGCAGAGGGCACAGGCAAGTTTGGCACAGGCTGGACTGAAGAACTGAAAAACCAGGTGGCGGATCGAGTGATCGACAAGCTCTCTGAGTATGCGCCCAATGTCAAAGATGCGGTAATTGCCCGCCGAGTTGAGAGCCCTGCTGATCTGAGCGATCGCTTGGGGGTTCACAAAGGCAATTTCTACCACATTGATATGACTCTGGATCAAATGGTGTTCTTCCGTCCACTGCCTGAAATTGCCAACTACCAGACCCCGATTGAGGGTCTGTATTTGACCGGGGCAGGCACCCATCCGGGCGGCTCGATTTCGGGCCTGCCGGGGCGCAACTGTGCCCGCGTGTTTATCAACGCGCAAAAGCCAATTACCCAAAATATTAAAGAGGCGGGTAGCTGGTTAAAGTCCCGGTTTACGGCAGTTACGAATCTGGCCCGATAG
- the ptsP gene encoding phosphoenolpyruvate--protein phosphotransferase produces the protein MIQLGLQNVCLNADVGSKEKAIRAAGNLLVEGGNIQPGYIESMMGREATANTFLGNGIAIPHGLPKDRELILRTGISVVQIPDGVEWNPGERVHLVVGIAAKSDEHLQILTNLTQVLDDTATIERLTHTQDPQEIIERLTRGPGGSSRGSSNGSALEADFDQSVDLAITGKAGLHARPATAFVNLAKSFASEVKVRYGDQVANGKSLMSLLKLGVEQGQTIRVMAQGADAAAALRSLQAAVEAGLDEKEETAPTQAVALPALALESDAIAGVPASPGIAIAPFYPYRRSRIVISDTAADPQQESLKLRLAVDQAKAELAELHADVQQRSGDQAAIFEAHQELLCDPDLLEAATAYLRPNHSAAWAWQQTYEERAKSLEGLKDATLAGRAADVRDVGQRVLRYLADRVEAGSQLPDHPVILLADDLVPSDTAGFDPGVIQGFCTARGGATSHTAIIARALNIPAVVGAGEAILDLPSGTQGILDGNGGKLYAHPSKTDLQRAEQAQAEQHALQDVEHQARFAPALMTDGHRIEVVANIGSPAEAEQAVNAGGEGVGLLRTEFLFLGREQPPSETEQQQALESMTRALNGLPLIVRTLDIGGDKSLPYLNLPAEENPFLGVRGIRLCLQQSELFETQLRAIFQTAKTSYLRIMFPMIATLEELRAAKFIAESVRASVSGPPVEIGMMVEVPSAVLMAAEFAREVDFFSIGTNDLTQYLLAMDRGHPALAKQADGLHPAVLRAIAQTVQAAQAAGKWVGVCGGVASEPLGALILAGLGVAELSVSIPSIPMVKAALRRQSFAQTQQLAQQALRCSTASEVRGL, from the coding sequence ATGATTCAGTTGGGGCTGCAGAACGTCTGCTTAAATGCTGATGTTGGCAGTAAAGAAAAAGCGATTAGAGCCGCAGGCAATCTGTTAGTTGAAGGCGGCAATATCCAGCCCGGCTATATCGAAAGTATGATGGGCCGCGAGGCCACTGCAAACACCTTTCTCGGCAACGGCATTGCCATCCCTCACGGTCTGCCCAAGGATCGGGAGCTGATTCTCCGGACGGGCATCTCAGTGGTGCAAATTCCTGATGGTGTGGAGTGGAACCCAGGAGAGCGAGTGCATCTAGTCGTCGGCATTGCGGCTAAATCTGACGAGCACCTGCAAATTCTTACCAACCTGACTCAGGTGCTAGATGACACTGCCACCATTGAGCGGCTAACCCACACTCAAGACCCCCAAGAAATTATCGAGCGGCTGACTCGGGGCCCGGGTGGCTCTAGTCGTGGCTCCAGCAACGGAAGTGCGCTTGAGGCTGATTTTGATCAGTCTGTCGATTTAGCCATCACCGGAAAAGCTGGTCTTCATGCCCGTCCGGCCACTGCCTTTGTCAACTTAGCCAAATCCTTTGCCTCAGAAGTAAAGGTGCGCTATGGCGACCAGGTAGCTAATGGTAAAAGTCTGATGTCGCTGCTGAAGCTGGGCGTGGAGCAGGGCCAAACTATTCGAGTGATGGCCCAGGGAGCAGATGCGGCGGCGGCGTTGCGATCGCTCCAAGCCGCTGTCGAGGCTGGCTTAGACGAAAAAGAAGAAACCGCCCCAACCCAGGCCGTTGCGCTGCCTGCACTGGCGCTGGAGTCAGATGCGATCGCAGGGGTTCCCGCCTCTCCTGGCATCGCCATTGCCCCCTTCTATCCCTATCGTCGCAGCCGGATCGTCATTTCCGACACTGCCGCCGACCCTCAGCAGGAAAGCCTCAAACTCAGGTTAGCGGTTGACCAAGCCAAGGCCGAGCTAGCCGAGCTACACGCAGACGTCCAGCAGCGCTCTGGCGATCAAGCTGCAATTTTTGAGGCGCACCAGGAACTGCTGTGTGATCCTGATCTGCTAGAGGCAGCTACGGCCTACCTGCGGCCCAACCACAGTGCTGCCTGGGCCTGGCAGCAGACCTATGAAGAACGGGCCAAGTCCCTAGAAGGCTTGAAGGATGCTACCCTCGCCGGTCGAGCCGCTGATGTGCGCGACGTGGGCCAGCGAGTACTGAGATATTTGGCTGATCGGGTAGAGGCAGGCAGTCAGCTACCCGACCACCCCGTGATTCTGCTGGCCGACGACCTGGTACCCTCCGATACCGCCGGGTTTGATCCTGGCGTAATCCAAGGCTTTTGCACTGCTCGTGGGGGCGCGACCTCTCACACCGCGATCATTGCTCGTGCGCTCAATATTCCGGCGGTAGTGGGGGCCGGGGAAGCCATCTTAGACCTGCCGAGCGGCACCCAGGGCATTCTTGACGGCAATGGCGGCAAGCTCTATGCTCATCCCTCCAAGACCGATTTGCAGCGAGCAGAGCAGGCCCAGGCCGAGCAGCACGCCCTGCAAGACGTCGAGCATCAGGCCCGCTTTGCCCCGGCTCTGATGACTGACGGGCACCGGATTGAAGTGGTGGCCAACATTGGTTCGCCGGCAGAGGCGGAACAGGCCGTCAATGCTGGAGGTGAAGGGGTTGGCCTGCTGCGCACCGAATTTCTGTTCTTGGGTCGCGAGCAACCCCCCAGTGAAACGGAGCAACAGCAGGCGCTAGAGAGCATGACCCGCGCCCTCAATGGCCTGCCTCTGATCGTTCGCACCCTCGATATTGGTGGCGACAAGTCCCTGCCTTATCTCAACTTGCCTGCCGAAGAAAACCCCTTTCTGGGCGTGCGCGGCATCCGCCTCTGTTTGCAGCAAAGCGAGCTGTTTGAAACCCAGCTACGGGCGATTTTTCAAACGGCTAAAACCAGCTACCTGCGGATCATGTTCCCCATGATTGCGACGCTGGAGGAGCTGCGGGCTGCCAAATTTATTGCCGAGTCGGTGCGGGCGTCTGTGAGTGGGCCGCCGGTCGAAATCGGCATGATGGTCGAGGTGCCCTCAGCGGTACTGATGGCCGCAGAGTTTGCCCGCGAAGTCGATTTCTTTTCCATCGGCACTAACGACCTGACCCAGTACCTGCTGGCAATGGACCGGGGCCACCCAGCCCTGGCCAAGCAGGCAGACGGTCTGCATCCAGCGGTGCTGCGTGCGATCGCACAAACCGTCCAGGCCGCTCAAGCTGCCGGTAAGTGGGTCGGCGTCTGCGGCGGCGTTGCCAGTGAACCCCTAGGCGCGCTGATTCTAGCAGGTCTAGGCGTAGCTGAACTAAGCGTCAGCATTCCCAGCATTCCGATGGTGAAAGCGGCGCTGCGCCGCCAGTCGTTTGCCCAAACGCAGCAGTTGGCCCAGCAAGCGCTGAGGTGCTCCACTGCCTCAGAGGTGCGCGGCCTATGA
- the pgl gene encoding 6-phosphogluconolactonase, whose translation MPSTSSVNPPHVEILPNKAALIERSLTVVLSVINDAIAERDRCTLALAGGSTPKPLYEALAQQDLPWQKLYIFWGDERYVPIDHPDSNAGMAKAAWLDQVAIPLGQIFPMPTQAKDPETAAHQYEQTLRAVFPEATETVPQLDLILLGMGDDGHTASLFPHTEALNVRDRLITVGNKDGQPRITFTVPLINRARSVLFLTAGANKQQALSQVFAAEADSEMYPSRLIQPEGELWWLLDSEAGAALNL comes from the coding sequence ATGCCCTCAACTTCTTCTGTAAACCCGCCTCACGTTGAAATTCTGCCGAATAAAGCAGCACTGATCGAGCGATCGCTAACGGTGGTGCTGTCGGTCATCAATGATGCGATCGCAGAACGCGACCGCTGCACCTTGGCCCTGGCTGGAGGCAGCACCCCCAAGCCCCTCTACGAAGCCCTAGCCCAGCAAGATCTGCCCTGGCAAAAGCTCTACATCTTCTGGGGTGACGAGCGCTACGTACCCATTGATCACCCCGATAGCAATGCAGGCATGGCCAAAGCTGCTTGGCTAGATCAGGTGGCCATTCCTTTAGGGCAAATTTTCCCCATGCCCACCCAAGCCAAAGATCCTGAAACAGCGGCCCATCAATACGAGCAGACCCTGAGAGCCGTTTTTCCTGAAGCCACAGAGACAGTTCCCCAACTCGATCTGATTCTGCTGGGCATGGGAGATGATGGTCACACCGCCTCGCTATTTCCCCACACCGAGGCTCTAAACGTGCGCGATCGCCTGATAACCGTTGGCAATAAAGACGGTCAGCCCCGCATCACCTTTACAGTGCCCCTGATCAACCGCGCCCGCTCCGTTCTGTTTTTAACCGCTGGGGCCAACAAGCAGCAGGCTTTGAGCCAGGTTTTTGCGGCAGAGGCCGACTCCGAGATGTATCCTTCCCGGCTAATTCAGCCCGAGGGCGAACTGTGGTGGCTGCTCGATAGCGAGGCCGGAGCAGCTCTGAATCTGTGA
- a CDS encoding FHA domain-containing protein, which yields MIVCPNCSHQNPDSAVQCEACYTPLPVLATCPSCGASIQADASFCGQCGFDLRTATAQETATPTQPARSEVNSPEVPELTPPDPLVQPEPLPFAAVQLDPQPDPQPDNLALDPFPVLDPQPDLQPAPPAPAPTMAPSAPAPGGAYSTTQLQVIQARLLHIQTNALLELPANVTVVRIGKPNDRVPPDIDVSGFPDSEIVSRSHAAIRVEGDVYYIEDVGSSNGTYVNNMPLPVGNRHRLRTGDRIALGKGDKVSFLFQVG from the coding sequence ATGATTGTCTGCCCCAACTGCAGCCACCAAAACCCTGACAGTGCCGTTCAGTGCGAAGCCTGCTATACCCCGCTGCCTGTTCTAGCTACCTGCCCCAGCTGTGGGGCCTCTATCCAGGCAGACGCTAGCTTCTGCGGCCAGTGCGGTTTTGACCTACGAACCGCCACAGCCCAAGAAACCGCAACCCCAACCCAGCCTGCCCGATCAGAGGTTAACTCACCAGAGGTACCCGAACTCACGCCCCCCGATCCCCTGGTGCAGCCCGAACCCCTTCCCTTTGCTGCCGTCCAGCTCGATCCTCAGCCCGACCCCCAGCCTGACAACCTGGCCCTAGACCCCTTTCCAGTACTAGATCCCCAGCCCGACCTTCAGCCTGCCCCACCCGCACCAGCACCAACAATGGCTCCGTCAGCGCCGGCTCCGGGGGGAGCCTACAGCACTACTCAACTGCAGGTAATCCAGGCTCGCCTGCTGCATATTCAGACCAACGCCCTGCTAGAGCTGCCAGCCAATGTAACCGTGGTGCGAATCGGTAAACCCAACGACCGCGTTCCTCCTGACATTGATGTTTCTGGTTTTCCCGACTCAGAAATTGTTTCGCGATCGCATGCGGCTATTCGAGTAGAAGGGGACGTCTACTATATTGAAGATGTCGGCAGCTCAAACGGCACTTACGTTAACAATATGCCGCTGCCTGTAGGCAACCGTCACCGGCTGCGAACCGGCGATCGTATCGCTCTGGGTAAGGGAGATAAAGTGTCTTTTCTTTTTCAGGTTGGCTGA
- a CDS encoding sodium:proton antiporter, producing the protein MDTYILIMLAIGLLLLVITLSSGWLNRLPLSYALIYLIAGIGLSPYGLNLIQVRPDAEFLERLTEFVVLISLFSCGLKISCPLRHWNWNATVRLIGGLMPLTIAAVAATAHYGLGMGWGGAVLLGAILAPTDPVLASDVQLTSVNDRDTLRFGLTSEGGLNDALAFPFVYFGLHWIEDPKWHHWILEWTAVDLLWEIGAGIVMGVVVARIVAKTYQQLQRIRPSDEVMEVFVSLGTVLLVYSLTELAHGYGFIAVFVAGVVVQRTYDPEKQQVHLEFTETIEKLLEVGTILLLGSLLRIEPMLRFLPQTLLIAGLLLFVIRPIGAWICTTGEGYRPIVRGLFGWFGIRGVGSIYYLTFALGEGLEGGVGEQIAWITLSTIVLSVVLHGVTSTPLMKWYERQTGRQQKRARMSVRNQ; encoded by the coding sequence GTGGATACTTACATACTGATCATGTTAGCGATCGGGCTGTTGCTGCTGGTCATTACGCTGAGCTCGGGATGGCTCAACCGATTGCCCCTCTCCTATGCTCTGATCTATCTGATTGCAGGAATCGGGCTGAGCCCCTATGGACTTAACTTGATTCAAGTTCGGCCTGATGCTGAGTTTTTAGAGCGGCTAACAGAGTTTGTGGTGCTGATCTCTCTGTTTAGCTGCGGACTCAAGATTAGCTGCCCGCTGCGCCACTGGAACTGGAACGCAACGGTGCGGCTCATCGGGGGGTTGATGCCGCTGACTATCGCCGCCGTGGCAGCAACGGCCCACTACGGGTTGGGCATGGGTTGGGGTGGGGCCGTCTTGTTGGGCGCAATTCTGGCCCCGACCGATCCGGTGCTGGCTTCCGATGTGCAGCTAACCAGCGTCAACGACCGCGACACGCTGCGCTTTGGTCTGACCTCTGAAGGGGGTTTAAACGATGCCTTGGCCTTTCCCTTTGTGTATTTTGGCCTGCACTGGATTGAAGACCCTAAGTGGCATCATTGGATTTTAGAGTGGACCGCCGTCGATCTGCTTTGGGAGATTGGGGCAGGTATTGTCATGGGCGTGGTGGTGGCAAGAATTGTGGCCAAGACGTACCAGCAGCTACAGCGAATTCGCCCTAGCGACGAAGTGATGGAAGTGTTTGTGTCGCTGGGGACTGTGCTGCTAGTTTACTCGCTCACCGAACTGGCCCACGGCTATGGTTTCATTGCTGTGTTTGTAGCGGGTGTTGTGGTGCAGCGCACTTACGATCCAGAAAAACAGCAGGTGCACCTGGAGTTTACCGAAACGATAGAAAAGCTGTTGGAAGTCGGTACCATTCTGCTGCTGGGCAGTCTGCTGCGGATCGAACCCATGCTGCGTTTTCTGCCTCAAACCTTATTGATCGCCGGACTGCTGCTGTTTGTCATTCGCCCTATAGGAGCCTGGATCTGCACCACCGGAGAAGGGTATCGGCCCATTGTGCGCGGCTTGTTTGGCTGGTTTGGCATTCGGGGGGTAGGCTCGATTTATTACCTCACCTTTGCCCTAGGAGAAGGGCTAGAGGGGGGCGTAGGTGAACAGATAGCCTGGATTACTTTGAGCACTATTGTGCTGTCTGTAGTGCTACACGGCGTCACGTCTACTCCTTTAATGAAGTGGTATGAACGGCAGACAGGCCGCCAACAAAAGCGGGCCAGAATGAGCGTGCGTAATCAGTAA
- a CDS encoding DUF2231 domain-containing protein: MDTREQRSSQGSGVPHPDIPLLIDSRETEYRGTGITSSVQIFGHPIHPIIVIFPVAFLSGVAGTDLGYLLTGRDFWSEASLWLIGAGLLTAIAAAITGMSDFINIPRVRRRRAGWAHMLLNVGVLVLTIVNLLIRWGNPEGAIVPWGLAISWVVATLLLASGWYGGELMFRHKVGIVGPGETHAS; the protein is encoded by the coding sequence ATGGACACTCGTGAACAGCGCTCTAGCCAAGGCAGTGGGGTTCCCCATCCCGACATCCCGCTGCTGATTGACAGCCGAGAAACCGAGTATCGGGGCACTGGCATTACTAGCTCAGTGCAGATTTTTGGCCACCCTATTCATCCGATCATTGTGATTTTTCCAGTGGCCTTTCTCAGTGGCGTTGCCGGTACTGACCTAGGCTATTTACTGACTGGCAGAGACTTTTGGTCTGAGGCTTCGCTGTGGCTGATTGGGGCGGGTCTGCTAACTGCGATCGCAGCTGCCATCACCGGCATGTCCGACTTTATCAATATTCCTCGGGTGCGGCGGCGGCGGGCCGGTTGGGCTCACATGCTGCTCAATGTAGGCGTGCTGGTGCTGACGATCGTGAATCTTTTGATTCGCTGGGGCAACCCAGAGGGGGCTATTGTGCCCTGGGGCCTAGCGATTTCTTGGGTGGTGGCTACGCTGCTGCTGGCCAGCGGCTGGTACGGTGGTGAGCTGATGTTCCGGCACAAGGTCGGTATTGTCGGGCCTGGCGAAACCCACGCCTCCTAA
- a CDS encoding glycosyltransferase family 39 protein: MNWLRQTRFKIEKAYGWLSLVVAIALVLGLFFRLTHLDQPLYWHDEAYTSLRVSGFTAQEVREDLFTGRLVSIADVARYQHPAPGKTVVDVVRSLALEDAQHPPLYYLLARGWVQIFGSSVVALRSLSVLIGLLLFPALYWLCQELLRPGEKAAVRPLAGLTTGLALALAAVSPYHVLYAQEAREYGLWSVLTLLFSAAFLRALRLNSWSAWGLATLLLAAGLYTQPLMLMLGAASWVYLLLVNDLRLNRSVVRGSVALGLGVLAFGPWLRVIQVNQAPGTSWTAVPIPVDTWLKAWGLHLQRAFLLTHEDFGFDHWTSQLSLPLLLLLVVYAGYTLYRTTPPRVWLFVAVLMACVALPLALPDLVLGGQRSLSGRYLVPFYLGLQVLVAVLLAQKLHDPRPCQRQFWRAATALLLTLGVVSCALNTQSQTAWTKVINYRLPEVAEAINAAPQPLLVSDSFGVNFGNILALSYLLKPQVQLLLIGSPDIYHVPQIPAGFSSVFVLNPSDAFRQLLAQQQNQPVQIQFNDAHLFLWRLGDQSRIDEFERSLGINGIH, translated from the coding sequence ATGAACTGGCTACGACAGACACGCTTCAAGATCGAAAAAGCTTACGGATGGCTGTCTTTAGTCGTTGCGATCGCGCTGGTGCTAGGCCTCTTTTTCCGGCTCACCCACCTCGACCAACCGCTTTACTGGCATGACGAAGCCTATACCTCTCTACGAGTTTCTGGCTTCACCGCCCAGGAAGTTAGAGAAGACCTGTTCACAGGCAGGCTAGTAAGCATTGCAGATGTGGCCCGTTATCAACACCCGGCACCCGGCAAAACCGTCGTCGATGTCGTGCGCTCCTTGGCATTAGAAGATGCCCAGCATCCACCCCTCTACTACCTGCTAGCTAGAGGCTGGGTGCAAATCTTTGGCTCCTCCGTGGTAGCCCTAAGAAGCCTGTCCGTGCTGATTGGCCTACTGCTGTTTCCTGCGCTGTACTGGCTCTGTCAGGAGCTTTTGAGGCCCGGTGAAAAAGCGGCTGTTCGACCATTAGCTGGGCTCACCACAGGGCTGGCCCTAGCCCTAGCTGCAGTTTCGCCATACCACGTTCTCTATGCCCAAGAAGCCAGAGAATATGGGCTGTGGTCAGTGTTGACGCTGTTGTTTAGTGCAGCTTTTTTGCGGGCGCTGCGGCTAAATAGCTGGTCCGCTTGGGGTCTGGCTACGCTCCTTTTGGCGGCGGGCCTCTACACGCAGCCGCTGATGCTGATGCTAGGGGCTGCTAGCTGGGTTTACCTGCTGTTGGTTAACGACCTGCGGTTGAATCGATCGGTGGTGCGCGGCAGTGTGGCTCTGGGTTTAGGGGTGCTGGCTTTTGGGCCTTGGCTGCGGGTGATTCAAGTCAACCAGGCCCCTGGGACTTCTTGGACTGCTGTTCCCATCCCCGTAGATACCTGGCTCAAAGCGTGGGGCCTGCACCTGCAGCGGGCTTTTCTGCTGACCCATGAAGACTTTGGCTTTGACCATTGGACTAGCCAGCTTAGCCTGCCGCTGCTGCTCCTGTTGGTAGTCTATGCAGGCTATACGCTCTACCGCACAACGCCGCCGAGAGTGTGGCTATTTGTAGCCGTGCTGATGGCCTGTGTCGCGCTGCCGCTGGCGCTGCCTGATCTGGTTTTGGGCGGGCAGCGATCGCTCTCGGGTCGGTATTTAGTGCCTTTTTACTTGGGCCTACAGGTTCTGGTAGCTGTTTTGCTGGCCCAAAAATTGCACGATCCTCGCCCTTGCCAGCGCCAGTTTTGGCGAGCAGCGACGGCTCTGCTGCTGACGCTTGGCGTCGTTTCCTGCGCGCTCAATACCCAATCTCAAACAGCCTGGACCAAAGTTATTAACTACCGCTTACCGGAGGTGGCAGAGGCGATTAATGCCGCTCCTCAGCCGCTGCTAGTTAGCGACTCCTTTGGGGTCAACTTTGGCAATATTTTGGCTTTGAGCTATCTGTTAAAACCTCAGGTTCAGCTGCTGTTGATTGGTTCGCCCGATATCTATCATGTCCCCCAAATTCCAGCGGGCTTTAGCAGCGTGTTTGTGCTAAATCCTTCCGATGCTTTTCGGCAGCTGCTAGCACAGCAGCAAAACCAGCCTGTTCAGATCCAATTTAATGATGCTCATCTGTTTCTTTGGCGGCTTGGAGATCAAAGCAGGATAGATGAGTTTGAGCGCTCTCTGGGGATTAACGGGATTCATTAG
- a CDS encoding FHA domain-containing protein, with protein MITLSLLHPLNKTPVQHWTFEKESVIRIGRSTDNNVILYSAVVSRHHVEIHRVDSGWEIRSLGTNGTYVEGKRIAEAPVQNGIIIRLARSGPNIQINMAEEKRSPLQELLENRSRIAASFTTVESPSVEFENEFKAALTP; from the coding sequence GTGATTACTCTTTCCCTGCTTCACCCTCTAAACAAAACGCCTGTCCAGCACTGGACCTTTGAGAAGGAATCCGTCATTCGCATCGGCCGCTCCACCGACAACAATGTCATTCTCTACAGTGCCGTAGTGTCTCGTCATCACGTAGAAATTCACCGCGTCGACAGCGGTTGGGAAATCAGAAGTCTGGGCACCAATGGCACCTATGTAGAGGGTAAGCGAATTGCTGAGGCACCTGTTCAAAACGGCATCATCATTCGTTTGGCCCGATCAGGTCCCAATATTCAAATCAACATGGCCGAGGAAAAACGATCTCCCCTCCAAGAACTATTAGAAAACCGCTCTCGCATAGCGGCCTCTTTTACCACTGTAGAATCGCCCTCGGTAGAGTTCGAGAACGAGTTTAAAGCCGCCCTAACCCCTTAG